From the Deinococcus sonorensis KR-87 genome, the window CTGGCGCAGCTCCGGGAAGTCCTGGGCCACGTTCTGGCGGTACCAGCTGTCCAGAATCGGGGTGAACAGGCTGTAGCTGCCGTTCCAGTTGATGGCCGGGAAGTGACGGCGGCGGGCCAGACCCGCGTCCAGACGCCAGAAGGCGCCGGTGATGCGCAGGGTGGCCTGGGTGACCGGCTCGGACATGTCGCCGCCGGCCGGGCTCACGGCGCCAATCACGCTGACCGCGCCGTCCTCGCCGGCCATGGTGCGCACTGCGCCGGCCCGCTCGTAGAAGGCCGCCAGACGCGCCGACAGGTACGGGGGGTAGCCCTCTTCCGCCGGCATCTCCTCCAGGCGGGAGCTGATCTCGCGCAGCGCCTCGGCCCAGCGGCTGGTGCTGTCGGCCATCAGCGACACGCTGTAGCCCTGGTCGCGGAAGTACTCGGCCAGCGTGATGCCGGTGTACACCGACGCCTCACGGGCGGCCACCGGCATGTTGCTGGTGTTGGCGATCAGGATGGTGCGCTGCATCAGCGGGTTGCCGGTCTTGGGGTCTTCCAGTTCCGGGAACTCCACCAGCACGTCGGTCATCTCGTTGCCGCGCTCGCCGCAGCCCACGTACACCACGATGTCGGCGTTGCCGTACTTGGCCACCGACTGCTGGGTCACGGTCTTGCCGCTACCGAAGGGCCCGGGGATGGCCGCCGCGCCGCCCATCACCAGCGGGAACAGCACGTCCAGAATGCGCATGCCGGTCAGGAACGGCAGGCTGGGGTCCTTCTTGAGCGCCACCGGACGCGGGGCGCGCACCGGCCAGTAATGCGCCAGACGCAGCTCGGTGCCGTCTTCCAGGCGACCGATGATGTCGTCGATGGTGTAGTCGCCGGCGTCGGCGACCCAGGCCAGACGGCCGCTCCGGTCGGGCGGGGTCAGGATCTTGTGGGTGAAGCTGAACTCCGGGACGGTGCCCAGAATGCTGCTGCCGCCCACCTCGTCACCGGCCTTCACGCTGGGCGTGAAGGTCCAGCGCTTGGTGCGGTCCAGGCTGGAGACCTCGATGCCGCGCGCGATGAAGTCGCCCGACTGCTCGCGGATCTTGTCGAGCGGGCGCTGAATGCCGTCGTAGATGCCGTTGAGCATCCCCGGCCCCAGCTCCACGCTGAGCGGCAGGCCGGTGCTGATCACCGGCTCCCCGACCGTCAGGCCGGAGGTGTCCTCGTACACCTGCACGAAGGCGGTGTCGCCGTCGAGGCGAATGATCTCGCCCACCAGACGCTCCTGGCCCACGCGCACGATGTCGTACATCTTGGCACCGTACATATTGCGGGCGATGACGGCGGGACCGGCGATACGCTCGACGATCCCCGCCTTACCCTGGGTGTTCTGAGTCATGGGTACTCCTTGGAAACTACAGAAAAGCGGTCGAGGCCCTGAACAACGGCGCCGTCAGCAGGCGGCTGAAGCACGGCACCAACGTACTGACGGCAGGTCTCTGACAGCTTAGAGCTTGATATCGAAGCCGATGGTGTCGCGCACCAGTTTGCCCATGTAGGCCTTGGCGTCCACCTGATCGGCCGAGAAGGCGTCCTGCAGGCTGGGGATCGGCAGCAGGATCGGCAGGTCGCGGCCACGCATGGCCCGCTCCACCGCCCGCGCCGGGTCCGGAATCAGGCTCTGGTCCACGGCGATCAGGCCGTAGTCGCCCTCGGTCACCAGCCGTTCCAGGGTCTGGACGGCCTGCTCCGGCGTGGTATCCACCACTTCGCTGCCGGCCAGCCGGAAGCCGGTGGCGCTCTCGCTGTCGGTCAACACCACAACCTTATGCACCGTCCAGCTCCTTTTGCAGCTCCTCACGGGTGAGGCCGTAGAACTTGGCGCGCGCGGTCAGGCGCAGCCGGGCGATCTCCTGCTCCTTGCGGCGCAGGTAGTCCAGCGCCACCCCCGGCCCCAGCGCGTCACTCATCGCGACGTTGCGGGCCGCCTCGTCCAGCTGACGGCGGGCCAGCGCCTCGGCCAGGCCCAGGTCCGGCGCTTCGAGGATGGGCTGCAGGTCGGGGGCCGTGCTGTTGTCGCCGCCCGCCACCCGCAGGAAGTCCGCCTCGCTGACCGCCTGACCACCGGGAATGAAGTAGCGGGTGTTGGCCGTATCGCCGCGCAGCTGACGGGCGATCAGCAGGTTGCGCACGTCGATCTCGCGGGTGAAGTACCGCCGGACCGCCTGACCGCGCACGCCGGCCAGCACGGCCCGGTAGTAGCCCTGGTCCAGCGCCACTTCCAGGTCCAGCAGCGTGTTCGCGCCGCCGCTCACCGCTGAGCGGAGAATCCCGCCCAGCCGTCCGCCCGCCACCGAGAGGGTCTGGGCCAGCGACGCCACGTCGGTGCTCTGGGCCGAGGCCTGCAGCGCCGTCCAGGGAATGGTGCCGGCCGGAATCAGACCACCCACGATGTCGTCGGCGTTGCGGCCGGTCAGCACACCGCGCACCAGGGTTTTGACGTTCTGCAGGTCGTAGCGCAACAGCAGCGCCTCGACCTCCTGGGCCGGCTGCCCGGTGACGATGCTGCGCAGCCGCTGCACCGCCCGCAGGTAATTGCGGCTCAGCGCCTCGTCCAGCTGCGCCAGCCCGGCGCCCTGGGCCGTGGCCTCCGCGAGGTCTTCCCTGAGCGGGGTCTCACTGATCTGCCGCAGGTACTCGCTGTAATTGCCCGCACCCTGCACGTCATCGAGCGTGCGGGCGTCCAGCAGTTCCGAGCGCAGCATGCGGACACGACCGTTGATGTAGCCGTAGGGATTGTTCATCTCAGGCCTGCTCGTTCAGCAGCCGCGACACCTGGGCGCTCAGCGTGCCCTGACCGGCCTGCAGGCGACCCAGCAGGGTGTTCTGCACGCTGGTCTTGCCACCGGCACCCACCAGCCGCACGCCGGTCACGACCGCCGGATTCTCGCGGACCTGCAGGGGCAGCCCCAGCTGACCGAGCGCCTGCTGCACTGCCCCCATCTCGGCGGGGGTGGTCTCGATCGCCTCGGCGGTCGGCAGCGCCGCGTGGGCTTCCTGAATCAGGCGCGCCAGGATCTGGGCGTACTCCGGGTGCTGCGGGATGCTGCGCAGCTGGGCCTCGGCCTCCTGGAAGGCGCGGCTCTGCAGGGTGTCGGCAGCGGAGAGCCGCTGGGCATTGCTGTCCAGGTCGGCGGCGCTACGGGCGCGGGTCAGACCACTGACCCGCTCCATCTCCAGCGCGCGCTGGCGACTTTCGACCAGGGCTTCGGCGCGCTCCCGGGCCTGGGCACGGATCGCCTCGGCACGTTCACGGGCCTCGCCCTGGATACGGGCGATTTCTCCCTGAATTTCGGATTCGAGTATGTCTGCGAGGCTCATCTTGGCTCCTCCTTGGGGGTGCTTAGCGGAGGAGGAAGAAACCGACGAAGCCGAAGATCACCAGGGTTTCGGGGATGAAGAACCAGATGGCCATCTGACCGAACTTCTCCGGGCGCTCGGCGGTCACGCCGGCCGCAGCCGCACCGATCGGGCCCTGCGCCAGGCCGGTGCCCACGGCGCCCAGGCCCAGCGCCAGACCGGCGCCGATGGCGCGCAGACCGGCGGCGTTGTCACCGGTGGTGGCTGCGGCGGCGTCCTGGGCGAAGGCCGAGCTGGCAACGGTGGCGGCGGCGAGGGCAGGCAGGTACTTGGCGATTTTCTTCATGGGAGTCCTCCGGAAAGGGGTCAGAACAGACGTTGGAAAAGGCTCAGCGCTTGAGGCTGGCACGGGCGAACGGCCGGTAACGGATGCCGTTTTCCTGATAGAAACCGGTGGGGTTCAGGTACTCCACCCACATCAGTCGGATCGGCTGCATGATGTGCCCCAGGATCGTCAGGGCGAACAGGAAGGTGTGGACGATCACCGCGATCAGGATGCCCAGGATCGGGCCGATGACTGGGAGCACGCCGCCCAGGCCCCAGCCCAGGTCGGTGGCGAGGTTCGCCAGAATGGCCGCCGCCACACCCACCGCAAACAGACGGGTAAAGCTGATGATGCTGCCGCCCTGCGAGAGCACCTCGATCAGCATCAGCGGGGCGCGCGACATCACGAGGCCCACCAGGAACACCACGAACCCGGCCAGCATCAGCAGCACCAGCGGGTTGCTGAAGTTGCCCAGCGCGCCGAAGTTGCGCCCGGCGCTGCTGATGAAGGCCAGCAGGATCAGACCCAGCAGGCCGCCCAGCATGCCGATCGCCTCGTAGGCGTGGTGCATGTGACGGTGCTTGAGCGTGAGCTGCGTGCGCAGCGCCCAGCTCCACAGCACGAAGATGATGCCGATGGCCAGACAGATCAGCAGGATGATGTTCGAGAACTCGGAGGCGGTGCGCGGGAACAGGATCGGGATCAGGCCCGACTCGTGCTCACCGCCCAGCGTCACGCCCCAGACGCGCTGAATCAGGTCCGGATTGACGTAGTACAGGTGCAGATGCTCCAGCACGTTGCCGAAGAACTCACCGGTGAACAGGCCGAAGATCAGCGTCCAGATGCTCATGGTGCGCAGCACCACGCCCACCTGCTTGAGGGTGCCGGGGTCCAGGGTGATGCCCAGCAGGCCCACCGGCAGACTCTGGTTGCGGCCAGCGCGGGCCAGCATCCACAGGGCCGCGGCCAGGTACAGCAGACCGAAGCCCAGGTCAGCCACGATGAACCCGAAGAAGATCGGGAACATGACGGCCACCACCCAGCTCGGGTCGAAGGTGCCGTAGCGCGGCGGGTCGGAGATGTTCAGCAGGAACTCGAAGTTCCGCACGTAGCTGTTGTTCTTGAGCTGCACCGGGATCTGGCCGGCACCGTGGTGCTCGTCCACCTCGTGCAGCTCAGTCACGACACTGCTCTTGTACGGCTCCAGCGCGCGCTGCATGTCAGCGACGCGGTCGGCCGGCACGAAGCCCTGCAGCACAAAGCCGTACTTGCCACGCGCTGTCTGGGCGCGGGCATCGTCAATGCCCACCCGGTCGGCTAGGGCGTCGCGGATGGCATACAGCTGGTCGCCGTGCTGCTTGGCCAGCTGGGCCTTCTGAGTGCGCACATCGTCCAGCGCCCGGTCACTGCCGGACCCGATGCGCTCAAACTCAGCCTGCGCCTCCGCGATCGGGAGACGCTCGAACCGTCCCGGCAGGCGCAGCTCGCCCAGACGGGCCTTACTGAGCGCGCTGCGGGCCTTATCGCGCTCAGCGCGCAACACGGCCACGGCCACCGCCGTCTGACGGTCGTTGACCCGCTGGCTCGCCACGGCATAGCGCTCGCCCAGTTCGGCCTTCAGCGCCGCGTCGGCCGCCTGAAGTTCGCCGGGCTGCTCCACCGTCAGGTACAACACCGCGACGCGCTGGCTGCGGTCCAGGTTACCCACCAGACCGGCCAGCGCCCGCACCACGTCGCCGTAAGCACGCCGGGTGTCCAGATCGCTCTGCAGCTGGGTTTCCTGGTCCTGCAGCCGTGAGGCGGGCACCGCCACCTGCTCCACCAGCGCGGGCCATTCCGCTTCGGCAGGCAGAGTGACAGCGCCGCCACGGCGGGCCCCGATCTCACCCAGGGTGCTCTCGGCACGGGCCAGCAGCCGCTCGGCGTCACGCCGTTCGTCGGCTGCGGCGCCGCCCAGCGGCCCGATCTGGAAGCCCTTGTCGGTCGTCTCGACCGGAACAATGTGCAGCACGCCCACCGTCTGGAGGGCTTGCATGATCGCGCGGCTGTCACGCTGACGGCCCGCGACCACCACCTGCTGCATCTTGTTGATCAAGGCAGCACCGCCCTCATGATGGTCTCGACGGCCTGCTGCAGCTTGCTCTCGGCGCGGCTGCGGGTGGCCTGCGCGTCCTGCTCGGCCCGCGAACGGGCTTCGGCACGGATCTGCTGCACCTCCGTGTCCAGCTGCCGCGCATGCTCGCTGCTCAGCGTGCGCGCACGGTCTTCAGCGGAGCGCAGAATCTGCTGAGCCTCGGCCTCGGCGGCCTCGATTTCCTGCCTGGCCGCCACACGGGCGGCCTCGATCTTGGCGTCCAGTGCCTGCTCGCGGGCAGCGAGCTCGCTCAGGACTCGGCTAGAAGCGTCCAAATTCCTCCTCCTTTCTGATCCGTGAGTCACGGCACCTCTGCCCGGAGGCAAGGTGCAGGAGTGTCACGGCGATGGTGATGGCCCGACGCGGTATGAAGGTCAAGCTCGGGGAAATCTTATCACAGCACTCAAAGTCGAAAGAACGGGACAAGCATCCCGACCAGCCCGACAAATTGCGTGGGCTCAAGGAGTCAGGACCCAGCGCACAGCCGGACTCTTTCAGGCATAAGGGGTTCCTCAGAACCGTATATGAAAAGTAAATGAACAAATGATTGGCTGAGCTGTGGTCCACGTGGACCAAACCACTACCTTCCCAACAGAAGAAACCCGGACCTCCTGGGAAGGTCCGGGTGAAGTGGCCGTTTGTTCAGTCGCCGCCGAGCATCACTGGAGCGGTCAGGGCGTTCTCGCCCTCGCGGTAGCCCTCCTCCTGATGGACCGACTGGTCGATGCCCATGTTCTCCTGACGCTCGGTGACCCGCAGCGGCGTGACCAGCGAGATCAGCTTGAGCAGAACGAAGCTGCCCACACCCACGAAGGCCAGGGTCGCCAGCACGCCCAGCAGCTGAATCCCCACCTGCCCCCAGTTGCCGTCCACGGCGCCGCTCCCGAGAGGATTGATCGCCTTGCTGGCGAACACGCCGGTCAGCAGTGCACCCACAATGCCGGCCACACCGTGACAGGCGAACACGTCGAGGGCGTCGTCGAACTTCAGGCTGTGCTTCAGCTGCACCACCCAGAAGCTGGCGGTGGCGGCCAGCACGCCGATCACGATGCTCGCCATCGGGCTGACGAACCCGCAGGCGGGGGTGATGGCCACCAGGCCGACCACGGCGCCGGTCGCGGCACCCACCGCGCTGGGCTTCTGACCGCGCAGCAGTTCCCAGCCGAGCCACATCAGCAGGGCGGCGGCGGTGGCGGTATTGGTGGTCATGAAGGCGTTGGCAGCCACCTGATTGGCGCCCAGCGCGCTGCCGGCGTTGAAGCCGAACCAGCCGAACCACAGCAGCGCGGCGCCCAGCAGGATGAACGGCACGTTGTGCGGCAGCGTGGCGCGGCGCGTCAGCGGCATACGGGGCCCGATCACCAGCGCGGCCACCAGCCCGGAGATGCCGGCAGCGATGTGAATGACGGTGCCGCCTGCAAAGTCCAGGATGCCCTTGTTGAACAGCCAGCCGTCGCTGCTCCAGACCCAGTGGGCCAGCGGCGAGTAGATCAGCACGCTCCACAGCGCGACGAACAGGGCGAAGGCCCCGAAGCGCATGCGGTCTACCACTGCGCCGGAGATCAGCGCCGGGGCGATGATGGCGAACATCGCCTGGAACGCCACGAAGACCGGGGTGGGAATGGTGCCGGTCAGCTGGTTGATGGTGCCTTTGAGCCCCAGGTTGGCGAGGCTGCCGATGATGGCGTTGCCGCCGCCCGAGAAGGCCAGCGAGTAGCCGACCACGGTCCACAGCACGCCC encodes:
- a CDS encoding V-type ATPase subunit, translated to MNNPYGYINGRVRMLRSELLDARTLDDVQGAGNYSEYLRQISETPLREDLAEATAQGAGLAQLDEALSRNYLRAVQRLRSIVTGQPAQEVEALLLRYDLQNVKTLVRGVLTGRNADDIVGGLIPAGTIPWTALQASAQSTDVASLAQTLSVAGGRLGGILRSAVSGGANTLLDLEVALDQGYYRAVLAGVRGQAVRRYFTREIDVRNLLIARQLRGDTANTRYFIPGGQAVSEADFLRVAGGDNSTAPDLQPILEAPDLGLAEALARRQLDEAARNVAMSDALGPGVALDYLRRKEQEIARLRLTARAKFYGLTREELQKELDGA
- a CDS encoding V-type ATP synthase subunit E — translated: MSLADILESEIQGEIARIQGEARERAEAIRAQARERAEALVESRQRALEMERVSGLTRARSAADLDSNAQRLSAADTLQSRAFQEAEAQLRSIPQHPEYAQILARLIQEAHAALPTAEAIETTPAEMGAVQQALGQLGLPLQVRENPAVVTGVRLVGAGGKTSVQNTLLGRLQAGQGTLSAQVSRLLNEQA
- a CDS encoding V-type ATPase subunit subunit G family protein; translation: MDASSRVLSELAAREQALDAKIEAARVAARQEIEAAEAEAQQILRSAEDRARTLSSEHARQLDTEVQQIRAEARSRAEQDAQATRSRAESKLQQAVETIMRAVLP
- a CDS encoding V-type ATP synthase subunit I, which gives rise to MINKMQQVVVAGRQRDSRAIMQALQTVGVLHIVPVETTDKGFQIGPLGGAAADERRDAERLLARAESTLGEIGARRGGAVTLPAEAEWPALVEQVAVPASRLQDQETQLQSDLDTRRAYGDVVRALAGLVGNLDRSQRVAVLYLTVEQPGELQAADAALKAELGERYAVASQRVNDRQTAVAVAVLRAERDKARSALSKARLGELRLPGRFERLPIAEAQAEFERIGSGSDRALDDVRTQKAQLAKQHGDQLYAIRDALADRVGIDDARAQTARGKYGFVLQGFVPADRVADMQRALEPYKSSVVTELHEVDEHHGAGQIPVQLKNNSYVRNFEFLLNISDPPRYGTFDPSWVVAVMFPIFFGFIVADLGFGLLYLAAALWMLARAGRNQSLPVGLLGITLDPGTLKQVGVVLRTMSIWTLIFGLFTGEFFGNVLEHLHLYYVNPDLIQRVWGVTLGGEHESGLIPILFPRTASEFSNIILLICLAIGIIFVLWSWALRTQLTLKHRHMHHAYEAIGMLGGLLGLILLAFISSAGRNFGALGNFSNPLVLLMLAGFVVFLVGLVMSRAPLMLIEVLSQGGSIISFTRLFAVGVAAAILANLATDLGWGLGGVLPVIGPILGILIAVIVHTFLFALTILGHIMQPIRLMWVEYLNPTGFYQENGIRYRPFARASLKR
- a CDS encoding V-type ATP synthase subunit A, whose protein sequence is MTQNTQGKAGIVERIAGPAVIARNMYGAKMYDIVRVGQERLVGEIIRLDGDTAFVQVYEDTSGLTVGEPVISTGLPLSVELGPGMLNGIYDGIQRPLDKIREQSGDFIARGIEVSSLDRTKRWTFTPSVKAGDEVGGSSILGTVPEFSFTHKILTPPDRSGRLAWVADAGDYTIDDIIGRLEDGTELRLAHYWPVRAPRPVALKKDPSLPFLTGMRILDVLFPLVMGGAAAIPGPFGSGKTVTQQSVAKYGNADIVVYVGCGERGNEMTDVLVEFPELEDPKTGNPLMQRTILIANTSNMPVAAREASVYTGITLAEYFRDQGYSVSLMADSTSRWAEALREISSRLEEMPAEEGYPPYLSARLAAFYERAGAVRTMAGEDGAVSVIGAVSPAGGDMSEPVTQATLRITGAFWRLDAGLARRRHFPAINWNGSYSLFTPILDSWYRQNVAQDFPELRQRIQNVLQEEAALQEVVQLVGPDALQDNERLTIEAGRMLRQDFLQQNGFDPVDASASMPKNYGLMMAMLKFYDQAGVALRDGASIDEIIQNPVIEKLSRARYVAENEFEAYTDALLSELDTTFKGVRA
- a CDS encoding V-type ATP synthase subunit F, with protein sequence MHKVVVLTDSESATGFRLAGSEVVDTTPEQAVQTLERLVTEGDYGLIAVDQSLIPDPARAVERAMRGRDLPILLPIPSLQDAFSADQVDAKAYMGKLVRDTIGFDIKL
- a CDS encoding ammonium transporter encodes the protein MSHALTRLRPALPLLGLSLASLATAQTTTPKLDTGDTAFMLISAALVMLMTPGLAFFYGGMVRSKSVLNTMMMSFVALAIVGVLWTVVGYSLAFSGGGNAIIGSLANLGLKGTINQLTGTIPTPVFVAFQAMFAIIAPALISGAVVDRMRFGAFALFVALWSVLIYSPLAHWVWSSDGWLFNKGILDFAGGTVIHIAAGISGLVAALVIGPRMPLTRRATLPHNVPFILLGAALLWFGWFGFNAGSALGANQVAANAFMTTNTATAAALLMWLGWELLRGQKPSAVGAATGAVVGLVAITPACGFVSPMASIVIGVLAATASFWVVQLKHSLKFDDALDVFACHGVAGIVGALLTGVFASKAINPLGSGAVDGNWGQVGIQLLGVLATLAFVGVGSFVLLKLISLVTPLRVTERQENMGIDQSVHQEEGYREGENALTAPVMLGGD
- a CDS encoding V-type ATP synthase subunit K codes for the protein MKKIAKYLPALAAATVASSAFAQDAAAATTGDNAAGLRAIGAGLALGLGAVGTGLAQGPIGAAAAGVTAERPEKFGQMAIWFFIPETLVIFGFVGFFLLR